The genomic stretch ttttttttacctttcaccCCCTTTCTCTGaggtaattaataattaatatgtaaaatattgttCTCCAGGCTTGAAACTATTCCAACATGGCTTTCCTTGGACTCTTCTCTTTGCTGGTTCTGCAAAGTTTGGCATTAGGGACCACTTTCACTGATGAAACCATTGCTGAGTTGTCAGTGAATATGTATAACCATCTTCGAGCCACTGGAGAAGATGAAAATATTCTCTTCTCTCCACTGAGTGTCACCCTTGCAATGGGAATGATGGAACTTGGGGCCCAAGGGTCTACCCTGAAAGAAATCCGTCATTCAATGGGATATGATAGCCTGAAAAATGGTAAGTGTGCTTAGATTTAATTTCTCAAGATGGTTTGACATTAACATTCAACTCAGTTATGTTGCCTTATGCCTGAGGCAGCAGTATGTACAAAGAGTAAGAAAGAGGTCTCACTGAGGCGATATGGGTAAGAGAACCATTAGGAAACCCAAGAAAGTTCTTAGTTCCTAGCTGTATCCCTGGCTGAGTTAATCCAAGGAAATtgtatcttttattattattgtttaaacAAACCTCACTAtgataaacaaaagcaaacatgGTTCTTGCTCTGCTGGAGTTTCCAGTTTAGAGGGAGAGGCATATATTAATCAATTAtcacataaataaatgagaaattataaCTGTGATGAGTACTATAAAAAAACCATTATGCTCTAAGAATATCagaaatttttacttaaaatcaacAGTACCTTCATTATTTAAATGGcatccaataatttttttttataaatttatttattttatttatttacttttggctgcgttgggtctttgttgctgcactcaggctttctctagttgcggtgagcgggggctactctttgttgtggtgcacgggcttctcattgtggtggcttcttttgttgcggagcacggggtctaggcgtgtgggcttcagtagctgtggcacatgggctcagtagttgtggcttgcgggctctagagcgcaggctcagtagttgtggtgcacgggcttagttgctctgcagcatgtgggatcttcctggaccagggcttgaacctgtgtcccctgcattggcaggaggattcttaaccactgcatcacccgGGAAGTCCCAAGAGTTTTTTTTGAATGTTGTATTATCATGAAAAATTTTTGTACTGGAGAAAATTTCTAACcaaaatgtattttgtaattACTTTTCAATGatgtataatttctattttaatgttTCTAATATACATGTGAATTAACTCATTAAAAAGTTGAGAACTAAAACAATTTCAATTGGATTTTCTAGTTGTAAGGTTAAAAAAAGTCtacttaaagtaaaatttaaaggaatattttgacttttaaacTAGAAAATTAAACTTGATAACAGAAACAGATTATTTCTGATCATCATAAAATAAGACTCATTTAATTAAAGTAACCTAAGTCCTttgaaagaaaacaatccaaGTATCTCTACTTTATAGATTTTACCAAAAAagtcaattaaaatgaaaataatatcagTTGATAATACTAAACTGCAAAAAGTTAATTTGAACATCTAGAAACAGCATAAATATTGGAACCTCCAGAGTTACCATGTCAGTGTGGAGAATAAGCCAGTGCTTTTCCTTTGGGCCTCTGTTCTATTAATCCCCCTTGCTGTGTTTTCGTGCTCCTCCACTCTCCAGGATCTTTCACTGTGTTTGTTCCACTAATAAACTTATCTTTTgtcattttgcaggtgaagaattttctttcttgaagAATCTTTCTCACATGGTGACTGCTGAAGAGAGTCAGTATGTGATGAAAATTGCCAATGCCCTCTTTGTGCAAAATGGATTTCATATCAATGATGAGTTTTTGCAAATGATAAAAAAGTACTTTAACGCAGAAGTCAATCATGTGGACTTCAGTCAAAATGTAGCTGTGGCCAACCATATCAATAAGTGGGTGGAGAATAATACAAATAGTAAGTCATTTGGTTCCTATCTTTCTCTAATAGCTTAGTTTTAACTCCCTTTTACTTCTGAAATTATTTGTCCCCttgttccttttatattttgaatgttaCATTGCATTTAGTTGAGTATCTACTAATTATTTTGTATAGATTacagcctattttattttatttattattattattttttttttgcggtacgcgggcctctcactgctgcggcctcccccgtcgcagagcacaggctccggacgctcaggcccagaggccatggcccacgggcccagccgctccgcggcatgcgggatcctcctggaccggggcacgaacccacgtcccctgcacccgCAGGCGCACtcccaaccgctgtgccaccagggaagccctgattacaGCCTATTTTAGAAGCATTgtttatgaataaatatttgagaaaaagttGATTCTTTTGGCATGTATAGAATATTGGTACTGATAAATTAATATGAAATCTGTGCTCTCCAGTTGGTGAGTTTCATTCGAATGGTAATCTTAACTACTGTATGGAATTTTGCTTGGGCTGACCATTTAATAAGTTAGATACTAGTTAGAATCACAGTTGCTGGCTCTCTTAACAATATGATTAAAATAGAGTAAGAGAGTTTAAAGATATTTGTTGGCTTTTAAACCACAGAACTTGATTGCTAATCAAAAAATTTGTACaggattcctttaaaaaaaagagcagccCATTTTAAGcccaaacaaatggagaggaatTAGAAAAGGATGCAtttgtttcaaattttaattctaaatcatatttttaaaatgtatttaggggggcttccctggtggcgcagtagttgagagtccgcctgccgatgcaggggacatgggttcgtgccccggtccgggaagatcccacatgcctcggagcggctgggcccgtgagccatggcggctgagcctgcgcgtccggagcctgtgctccgcaacgggagaggccacaacagtgagaggcccgcgtaccgacaaaaaaaaaaaaaaaaaaaaaaaaaactatttaagcTCTCCAAATGTTTcatattttaccattttattttccgATTTTACcaacaaaataattgaaattagaataaaaaaatgagaCCAAATTGAAAGTAGATTACTATGGCTGTtccttaaattaattaattcatgttGTCAAAACTCTGAAAATAATGTTAATCTAATACATTTTATgctggaacaacaacaacaaaagaccaTCATCCCATACCCTTTGTTCTATATTCCCCCAAATGCTGAGGCACCTTCTTAAGTACCTAAAGACGTGCTATGACTAATAAAATGAGAGAATACGGAGTGAATGTGGTCCTATCTTTTCTAACtgtgaaattaaaatgtaagataaaagaaacatggttattttttaacattcaaagaataagaataataattcaGCTGCATTAGATTGGATTATTGAAAGCTGTTTATTTCCAAACTCTTCTTAAACAATTTCAGCCATTAATAAAGTCCCAATGTCTTTCAAAATGGACTTAGAAAGGAACATTATAAGTGATAAAAATTAAGGTATCATTAGTTAAGTTAGCTTTTACTCATCTGTTTTCACCTAATCAAAAGCAGTTGTTATATCTGATAGATATCCAATGTACATGGGGGAAAAGTTTGAATTGGATGACATTTTGATCATGTACATTGTTCAAGAATAAACTtagaaatatctgttgaatgtttAATCTGTCTTAAGATTGCAACTAGAAAGTAGTAAAGCCTGGGATTCTGTTGTATGTGGTTCTGTAGTTCGTGCAAATGTCAAGATACTACTAGTTAGTGTTATTTTAGGTGGTGTATAACGGTATTTTAGATGCCCTTAGTCTGtaagtatatttgtgtgtgtgtgtgtgtgtgtgttacattttttccttttaaagttagatacttttaatttttattgtaaattttataaTGATATAAAGTTCATCTCAAGCACTCTCTTGGATGGTAGTTTGATAATCTTTTGGTTTCCTTTCACCTTCAAATTTAATATGaattttcatccattcattttttcctgaataggtCTGTTGAAAGAGTTGGTATCCCCAAGGGATTTTGACGCCGTCACTCATCTGGCCCTCATCAATGCTGTTTATTTCAAAGGGAATTGGAAGTCACAATTTAGACCTGAAAATACCAGAACTTTTTCCTTCACTAAAGATGATGAAAGTGAAGTCCAAATTCCAATGATGTATCAACAAGGAGAATTTTATTATGGTAAGACAGTTtggcttttatttctctcttcttgcaGTGTATCAAcaaatttctaagaaaaaaacatgaaatattcgTTACTCAGATTTCTCAACAATCTGGTTTGGGCTACAATTCAATTTTCTTGGCCCCATTTTCACAGGCCTCTAATTAGATCCTGAGTGAATATGATATGTTTTGATAGTTTTCCAATATGTTTCTTAATTTATGAAGTTGATTACACCTACAGAGTGGCTTTATTCATGTGAAAATACCTGACCTGTGTCAGAATGTTCTGAGTCACTCCAGAAAGTCATTCGCTTTGGGGTGGTTTTCAGTGAGCCATATGTTCCACCAGCTCTTGATTTGGACAcctcatcacttttttttttttttttttgcggtacggtacgcgggcctctcactgttgtggcctctcccgttgcggagcacaggctccggatgcgcaggctcagcggccatggctcacgggcccagccgctccgtggcatgtgggatcctcccggaccggggcacgaacccgtgtcccctgcatcggcaggcggactctcaaccactgcgccaccagggaagccccactttttgaattataagcattcctttaaaattttgctttcagaCTTGTTTATGTTTGGTCAGGCGTAATTATTCATTCATAGTTTCACTTACTGAGAGTCTATAATTTGTGATACAGGTCAGCATCCTTGGCATTGTTTTCAGGGATATTTCATTGGCCTTTTCAGAAGTTTAGGGTGCTAATCCTTTCTCCATACCATACTGAACTGTAATTATTTATTGTCATAAGCAGAAATGTAATTGCAAGCTAAGTATATGTTAGaactaatattttattctattcaaaGGTacacagtaaaattaaaatattataatcacAGTTAATCAAATGAACAGTCAAAATAAGAAAGGGAAATACCTATTTATTTGAGAACCAAAATGTTTAATGTGACATCTAAAGGACCTAGATcagttaaatgaaaatattcagaacAAAAGCATTatgtttgttttgaaaatggGGGAAATTTGAAAGTAGTGGCAGGACCAtttgttttaaagacttttttttttttttttttttttttttttagtgaaagcCTGGTCAACTTAGCTAAGTTCATAGAACACAAAGCCAATTACCTAATTTACCTAATTACCTAATTTGGAGATTTTAATCACCACAAATGCTCTGGATAACTACTGCCGAATGAAGTAGATTTCACTTTGGCTGTGCTACCTTGGCCTCAAAACTTTTAGCTGCGGTAATAATAGAGTACCAGGTATTATGTAGTCAGTTTTTCCCTTCTCAGAAATCAGGTGGGTATTGGTAAATGTGATTTACATCCAGCTTGGATCCAGGGCTTTATTTTTCTAATCAtgacttttcacttttttaatgatatccttaaaatatattcatttgagatatctcatttaaaaataaaaagtaaatctaGAGAACATGATATGACAAATGTGAAACAATTCTGGGgatcctaaaataaaataaattctgtagGGCTGAGGATTCACTTGAATTTCAGGGCTTACTTTAAAATAAACCCTCTTCTTCTCAGATGCCTgaattttttatattctacacACTATTTTGGAAGAAAGTTATaacaaatgtaaacattttagtTAAGCCTTGATAGGGGCCTTTTATCacctttctgttctttttagGGGAATTTAGTGACGGCTCCAATGAAGCTGGTGGTATCTACCAAGTCTTGGAAATACCCTATGAGGGGGATGAGATAAGTATGATGCTGGTCTTGTCCAGACAGGAAGTTCCACTGGCCACTCTGGAGCCATTGGTCAAAGCACAGCTGATTGAAGAATGGGCAAACTCTGTGAAGAAGCAAAAAGTGGAAGTGTACCTCCCCAGGTGAGAGGTTCCTGTGTGACTCTCTCTGATAGCATGGAGGGAGGCTATCAATGAAGGTTCTGACGCAGAGAAACTCTTGCCACTGCTGTTGAATTCTGTCTTgtgttgctctcttcttcctcctcttctttctcttcctccacctcctccatcttttaaaaagtattctttcATACTCATTCAGTCCTGCCCAGAGACACAGGCTGACTCATTGATCATTCTATACTACTTATCAAGACCTAGTTTCAGATATGAATCAATATTCTTAGCTTCATTTTAGAAGATTTTTCAACAGATTGTCTCTGAATATCATTTGCATCTACAGTCTTCTGTATTTCATTCATATTTAAATTGATAATAGCTGGAGAAAAAATAATCTTCTACTTTGTTGTAAGAAGTGCAAGCAAGTCATGGGCTAGGTGCCAAGATGCAACCATAAATAAGTAGGAAGAAGCTTAAAATTCTCCGTGCAGGGccttgatgttctgactaccatCCACTTCCTCGACCCTATCTCGGGCCACTCACCACGTTCAATTTTTTGTAGTAGGTACTATCCCTGTGCTTGTAGTTATGCCACAGACACCATAGGCTCTTTTATGCCTC from Pseudorca crassidens isolate mPseCra1 chromosome 5, mPseCra1.hap1, whole genome shotgun sequence encodes the following:
- the SERPINI1 gene encoding neuroserpin → MAFLGLFSLLVLQSLALGTTFTDETIAELSVNMYNHLRATGEDENILFSPLSVTLAMGMMELGAQGSTLKEIRHSMGYDSLKNGEEFSFLKNLSHMVTAEESQYVMKIANALFVQNGFHINDEFLQMIKKYFNAEVNHVDFSQNVAVANHINKWVENNTNSLLKELVSPRDFDAVTHLALINAVYFKGNWKSQFRPENTRTFSFTKDDESEVQIPMMYQQGEFYYGEFSDGSNEAGGIYQVLEIPYEGDEISMMLVLSRQEVPLATLEPLVKAQLIEEWANSVKKQKVEVYLPRFTVEQEIDLKHVLKALGITEVFIKNANLTALSDNKEIFLSKAIHKSFIEVNEEGSEAAAASGMIAISRMAVLYPQVIVDHPFFFLIRNRRTGTILFMGRVMHPETMNTSGHDFEEL